In Bacillus sp. BGMRC 2118, a genomic segment contains:
- a CDS encoding HAMP domain-containing protein, translating into MNKLKIGTKFNVLVIAIIVFLSVVISLVAFTQVKKAMDEHFTTRVKVVSALGYNWLNQQYPGDWEVKNGDLFKGAAKISDNNEFVDEMGEITNGAVTIFLGDTRVATNITENGERAVGTKANSSISDKVLNRGEEFLGEADIVGKKYLTLYKPIKDKKGEIIGMWLVGPPIEVIAESVISLVLVIIAVLAGSGILAVIISVIFTRAIVRPISIMNDQLKEIAEGEGDLTKEIKVNTKDEVGELANSFNKMIDSLRKMIQQISVTSEQVAASSEELTASSEQMMQATSQISSSIQEVASGAEAQETGAEESSKAMNEMTIGMQRVASTASAVSEAAVETTKEANIGNELLQKVIQQMNAINTSVDQSSAVITQLGERSNEINKIIEVITAISSQTNLLALNAAIEAARAGEHGRGFAVVADEVKKLAEQSKQSADQISSLIKLIQEDTSRAVSSMAIGTKDVNEGMEVVTETGKGFQRILTSIEQVAAQIQEVSAVSEQMSAGIEQVNASIEETSIIAKVSTRNTQNVAAASQEQSASMEEITKSSASLSNMAEELQMLVNKFKV; encoded by the coding sequence ATGAATAAGCTAAAAATCGGTACAAAATTTAATGTATTAGTTATTGCAATTATCGTATTTTTATCAGTAGTTATTAGTTTAGTAGCATTTACCCAAGTAAAGAAGGCTATGGATGAACATTTTACCACTAGAGTAAAGGTAGTATCAGCATTGGGTTACAACTGGTTAAATCAACAATACCCAGGCGATTGGGAAGTGAAAAATGGAGATTTATTCAAAGGAGCTGCAAAGATCTCAGATAATAACGAGTTTGTAGATGAAATGGGGGAAATTACAAATGGTGCTGTCACGATTTTCCTGGGAGACACGAGGGTTGCAACGAATATTACAGAAAATGGAGAAAGAGCAGTTGGTACTAAAGCAAATTCTTCGATCAGTGACAAAGTACTAAATCGCGGAGAAGAGTTTCTTGGAGAAGCTGATATTGTTGGGAAGAAGTATTTAACATTGTACAAGCCAATTAAAGATAAAAAAGGCGAAATTATTGGGATGTGGCTAGTAGGTCCTCCAATTGAAGTCATTGCTGAATCTGTCATTTCTTTAGTACTCGTTATTATTGCCGTACTAGCTGGTTCAGGAATATTAGCTGTTATTATTAGTGTGATATTTACTAGAGCGATTGTTCGTCCTATATCTATTATGAATGATCAACTAAAAGAAATAGCTGAAGGTGAAGGAGATCTTACAAAGGAAATTAAGGTTAACACGAAGGATGAAGTAGGAGAGTTGGCGAATTCATTTAATAAAATGATTGACAGTCTACGTAAAATGATCCAACAAATAAGTGTGACTTCTGAGCAGGTTGCGGCATCTTCTGAAGAGTTAACAGCAAGTTCTGAACAGATGATGCAAGCGACGAGTCAGATATCGTCATCTATTCAAGAAGTTGCTTCTGGTGCTGAAGCCCAGGAAACAGGCGCGGAAGAAAGCTCAAAAGCAATGAACGAAATGACCATTGGAATGCAGCGAGTGGCCAGCACCGCTTCAGCAGTTTCGGAAGCAGCAGTTGAAACGACGAAGGAAGCGAATATAGGTAACGAATTATTACAAAAAGTGATTCAACAAATGAATGCAATTAATACTTCTGTAGACCAATCATCAGCAGTCATTACTCAATTAGGTGAAAGGTCAAACGAGATTAATAAAATTATAGAAGTAATCACTGCCATTTCAAGCCAAACCAATTTATTAGCGCTGAATGCAGCAATTGAAGCAGCACGTGCAGGTGAACATGGAAGAGGATTCGCTGTAGTAGCTGATGAGGTTAAAAAACTTGCAGAGCAATCTAAGCAATCTGCAGACCAGATTTCTTCACTTATTAAATTAATTCAAGAAGATACATCTCGTGCTGTAAGCTCAATGGCAATAGGAACGAAAGACGTAAATGAAGGAATGGAAGTTGTAACGGAAACGGGTAAAGGCTTCCAACGAATCTTAACATCAATTGAACAAGTAGCTGCACAAATTCAGGAAGTATCCGCAGTATCTGAGCAAATGTCAGCGGGGATTGAGCAAGTAAATGCATCAATTGAAGAGACATCAATCATTGCTAAAGTATCTACTAGAAATACACAGAATGTTGCAGCAGCATCTCAAGAACAATCAGCTTCTATGGAGGAAATTACGAAGTCATCTGCTTCTTTATCCAACATGGCTGAAGAGTTGCAAATGCTTGTGAATAAATTTAAAGTATAA
- a CDS encoding AAA family ATPase has product MYLRNVTLLKEKIQNYHVYPFSIPSIRGLESLQFTKPVTFFVGENGSGKSTLLEAISYQCGFNNAGGGRNDVYNVESSTSDLGNYIRLSWLPKINSGFFLRAESFYHFATYLDNLAEEDPTFNYQSYGGKSLHEQSHGEAFLSLFTNRFGEKSIYLLDEPEAALSPARQLAFLRVIHELVNEGDAQFIIATHSPILLGYPDADIYDFNQRPIQKINYEETEHYQLTLSFLTGRERFLFELFRDDKQENDD; this is encoded by the coding sequence TTGTATTTAAGAAACGTAACATTACTGAAAGAAAAAATACAAAATTATCATGTATACCCTTTTAGTATCCCTAGTATTCGGGGACTTGAATCCTTACAGTTTACAAAACCTGTGACATTTTTTGTTGGAGAAAATGGTTCTGGAAAATCAACTTTGTTAGAAGCAATTTCCTATCAATGTGGCTTTAATAATGCGGGTGGTGGCAGAAACGATGTATATAATGTAGAATCCTCTACTTCAGATTTAGGAAACTATATTCGTCTGTCTTGGCTTCCAAAAATTAATAGCGGGTTCTTTTTAAGGGCAGAAAGCTTTTATCATTTTGCAACCTACTTAGACAATTTAGCAGAAGAGGACCCTACATTTAATTATCAATCCTATGGTGGAAAGTCGTTACATGAACAATCACACGGTGAAGCATTTCTTTCTCTTTTTACGAATCGATTTGGAGAGAAGAGTATTTACTTATTAGACGAGCCTGAAGCTGCCCTGTCACCTGCACGACAGTTAGCGTTCCTAAGGGTTATTCATGAACTTGTGAATGAAGGTGATGCGCAATTTATTATTGCTACACATTCACCTATTCTATTAGGTTATCCTGATGCGGATATATACGATTTTAATCAGCGTCCTATTCAAAAAATAAACTATGAAGAAACAGAACATTATCAACTAACGCTTAGCTTTTTAACAGGGAGAGAAAGATTCCTATTTGAATTGTTTCGTGACGATAAACAAGAGAATGATGATTAA
- a CDS encoding sigma-70 family RNA polymerase sigma factor, whose product MNEYGERLTRLAYNYVKDWGKAEDIVQEVFITCYDRFDEVERIISYKSWVYKITINRCKDVLKSSFFKKVIVNYKLFSHTQSRELTPEKRVVKNNEEELLARCVLALPIKYREVIILFYYEELSILEIAELLSLNTNTIKTRLSRARVVLKEQLEGWEANG is encoded by the coding sequence ATGAATGAATATGGGGAAAGGTTAACGAGGTTAGCTTATAACTATGTAAAAGATTGGGGAAAGGCTGAGGATATTGTACAGGAAGTCTTCATTACCTGCTATGACCGCTTTGATGAAGTGGAGCGAATTATTTCTTATAAGTCTTGGGTTTATAAAATAACAATCAATCGTTGTAAAGACGTTTTGAAAAGTTCGTTTTTTAAGAAAGTGATCGTTAATTATAAGTTGTTCTCTCATACCCAATCAAGGGAGTTAACACCTGAGAAAAGGGTTGTGAAAAATAATGAGGAAGAGTTGTTAGCTAGATGCGTACTAGCATTACCGATTAAATATAGAGAGGTCATCATTTTATTTTACTATGAAGAATTATCAATTTTAGAGATTGCTGAGCTTCTATCATTAAATACAAATACTATTAAAACGAGATTAAGTAGAGCAAGAGTTGTGTTAAAGGAGCAGTTGGAAGGGTGGGAAGCAAATGGATGA
- a CDS encoding NUDIX hydrolase, with protein sequence MGYIEELRKLVGNRPLIFVGATAIILDEQGKILFQQRRFPNGVWGLPGGLMELGESTEEVAKREVFEETGLQIENLQLLNVYSGQDQFIRAENGDEFYVVTTAYYTTEYYGEIIVDKKESIKVDFFHPEDLPKHMIGSHRKMVEEYIEKFGSNHFKY encoded by the coding sequence TTGGGTTATATAGAAGAATTAAGAAAACTAGTTGGCAACAGACCACTAATATTTGTTGGTGCTACCGCGATCATTTTGGATGAGCAAGGAAAGATATTGTTTCAACAAAGAAGATTCCCTAATGGTGTTTGGGGGCTTCCAGGCGGACTAATGGAATTAGGAGAATCGACCGAAGAGGTAGCGAAACGGGAAGTATTTGAAGAGACTGGATTACAAATTGAAAATCTACAGTTACTCAATGTTTACTCAGGTCAGGATCAATTTATAAGAGCGGAAAATGGTGACGAATTTTATGTCGTAACAACTGCCTACTATACAACGGAATATTATGGTGAAATAATCGTGGATAAGAAGGAATCTATCAAGGTTGACTTTTTCCATCCAGAAGATTTACCTAAACATATGATAGGCAGTCATCGTAAAATGGTAGAAGAATACATAGAGAAATTCGGTTCGAACCATTTCAAGTATTGA
- a CDS encoding 2'-5' RNA ligase family protein, translated as MYAIIALFDQATEQNIQQVWKELKEESISSYAYEVINRRPHITLASYEKLNENEFIDLMDQYYKDKRATNITISSIGSFLNSGTLYYSPTVTNELMELHLGHHTYFQPFNDNPDSLYLPGKWIPHCTIANRLTTEKLVEAYVYCLKRSVSIHGSIKEIALIKIIDHANSPTVHSVLLK; from the coding sequence ATGTATGCGATCATTGCTCTATTTGACCAAGCAACAGAACAAAATATTCAGCAAGTTTGGAAAGAACTAAAAGAGGAATCAATCTCCTCATATGCCTATGAAGTGATAAATAGAAGGCCACATATTACATTAGCTAGCTACGAAAAACTAAATGAAAATGAGTTTATTGACTTGATGGACCAATATTACAAAGACAAACGGGCAACCAATATTACAATAAGTTCAATTGGTTCTTTCTTGAACTCGGGAACATTGTATTATTCGCCAACAGTAACGAATGAGCTGATGGAATTACATCTTGGACATCATACATATTTTCAACCATTCAATGACAATCCAGACTCTCTTTATCTACCAGGTAAATGGATTCCCCACTGTACGATTGCTAATAGACTAACTACTGAAAAACTAGTAGAAGCATATGTATACTGCTTGAAGAGAAGTGTCTCGATTCATGGAAGTATTAAAGAAATTGCTTTAATTAAGATTATCGATCATGCAAATTCTCCAACCGTACATTCCGTCCTACTAAAATAA
- a CDS encoding M3 family oligoendopeptidase, producing the protein MRGYTMGNLHDYLEFDMNAYEYEFTQLLQGFESSMSYKEQLKYFEKLNRNRIKFEATLNFATLQHYRDLGNEQCKDIYLSFTKLEPRYLLLVTNYYNALLNATYRKEIEQLYGKQLFRLAEIKQSSYSSEVEADLHIEKQLLLQYHQLRASANFYFNGTTHNLSSITPYLTNKDRDLRKQAYEAKSKFYKENEEVFDQILDDLVKTRHTIAIKLGYSSFVELGYHRMNRTSHHSDDLRNYRNQVKTVGIPFISRLRKMQLQRLRVKELKYYDENVLFPNGLPKPKGTNEEMMSSLLRMFTELSPDTKEFFEYMIRRNLIDTESRKNKASGNFATFIGKETSPFIFTNFHGTSNDIRVFTHEAGHAFQFYMSRHWSVPEFILPYDSCEVFSFTMERFTWPWMELFFGEETKLYQFSHLTNAFMFMPLASVIDEFEHFLYESPAASISDRKKVWRQLEEEYLPDRDYHDNEFLKRGTAFYEIAHLFTSPFYFMDYDLAHFVSVQLWERAQSNPSEALDCYLDMCKRGGSHSFHEHISAANLFSPFEEGSLKRVISSVETWIKNNSDH; encoded by the coding sequence ATGAGGGGTTATACAATGGGTAATTTACACGATTATTTGGAATTTGATATGAATGCGTATGAGTATGAGTTTACACAATTACTTCAAGGGTTTGAGTCATCCATGTCCTACAAAGAGCAACTAAAATATTTTGAAAAACTAAATCGAAATCGCATTAAGTTTGAAGCCACTCTAAATTTTGCTACATTGCAGCATTACCGTGACCTAGGAAATGAACAATGTAAAGATATTTACCTTTCCTTTACTAAATTAGAACCACGGTATTTACTGCTTGTTACGAACTATTACAACGCACTTCTCAATGCTACATATCGGAAGGAAATAGAACAACTCTATGGAAAGCAATTATTTCGACTAGCTGAAATTAAACAATCCTCTTACTCAAGTGAAGTCGAAGCTGATTTACATATTGAGAAGCAATTACTACTTCAATACCACCAGTTACGTGCTAGTGCGAACTTTTACTTTAATGGGACTACTCACAATTTATCATCTATTACACCTTACTTAACGAATAAAGACCGTGATCTTCGTAAACAAGCATATGAGGCGAAAAGTAAGTTTTACAAAGAAAATGAAGAGGTCTTTGATCAAATTTTGGATGACCTTGTTAAAACGAGACATACAATTGCTATAAAGCTTGGTTACTCGTCCTTTGTAGAGCTCGGTTATCATCGCATGAATCGAACAAGTCATCATTCAGATGATTTACGTAATTATAGAAACCAGGTAAAAACTGTCGGAATCCCCTTTATTTCAAGGTTAAGAAAAATGCAACTCCAACGATTAAGGGTAAAAGAACTAAAGTATTATGATGAAAACGTTTTATTCCCTAACGGTTTACCAAAGCCTAAAGGAACAAATGAAGAAATGATGTCCAGCTTACTCAGGATGTTTACAGAGTTATCTCCTGATACGAAGGAATTCTTTGAATATATGATAAGAAGAAACTTAATAGATACTGAATCTAGAAAAAACAAAGCAAGTGGAAACTTTGCAACCTTTATTGGAAAGGAGACATCACCGTTTATTTTCACAAATTTTCATGGTACATCGAATGATATTCGTGTTTTCACCCACGAGGCAGGTCATGCTTTTCAATTTTATATGTCAAGGCACTGGAGTGTACCTGAATTTATACTACCGTATGATTCATGTGAAGTTTTTTCATTTACGATGGAAAGGTTCACTTGGCCATGGATGGAGCTTTTCTTTGGTGAGGAAACAAAACTCTATCAGTTCTCACACTTAACAAATGCCTTTATGTTTATGCCGCTAGCCAGTGTAATTGATGAGTTTGAACATTTCTTATATGAAAGCCCAGCTGCCTCCATTTCTGACCGTAAAAAGGTATGGAGACAATTAGAAGAGGAATACCTTCCAGACCGTGATTATCATGATAATGAGTTTTTAAAACGAGGAACAGCCTTTTATGAAATCGCTCATTTATTTACTTCTCCCTTCTATTTTATGGATTATGACTTGGCACACTTTGTCTCTGTTCAGCTTTGGGAAAGAGCACAGTCAAATCCTAGCGAAGCATTGGACTGTTATTTAGATATGTGCAAACGTGGTGGTTCTCATTCCTTTCACGAGCATATTTCGGCCGCGAACTTATTCTCACCTTTTGAGGAAGGTAGTTTAAAAAGAGTAATAAGCTCGGTTGAAACATGGATAAAGAACAACTCGGACCATTAG
- a CDS encoding pyridoxamine 5'-phosphate oxidase: protein MPKSLETLPDYLVEALKKEVIVSMITVTADSEPQVSAVSWIQASEDGTKVAIATGYKGSSITNLQSNPKITLGVIANGSYYSIKGIATVSEIEEKSMKYRVITVDVKEVEDAIFYGGKIVQEPVYEKTYDPKLIEKLDNEVNELLAEYLK from the coding sequence ATGCCAAAAAGTTTAGAAACATTACCAGATTATCTTGTCGAAGCATTAAAAAAAGAAGTGATTGTTTCAATGATAACGGTTACTGCAGATAGTGAACCACAAGTTAGTGCTGTATCATGGATACAGGCAAGCGAAGATGGAACAAAGGTTGCTATTGCAACTGGTTATAAAGGTTCAAGTATTACTAACCTACAAAGTAACCCAAAGATTACACTAGGGGTCATCGCAAACGGAAGTTATTATTCCATCAAAGGTATCGCAACAGTATCTGAAATTGAAGAGAAGTCAATGAAGTACCGTGTGATTACAGTGGATGTAAAAGAAGTTGAAGATGCTATATTTTATGGTGGTAAAATCGTTCAAGAGCCTGTTTATGAAAAAACATATGATCCAAAGTTGATTGAAAAGCTTGATAATGAAGTGAATGAACTATTAGCAGAATATTTAAAGTAG
- a CDS encoding SDR family oxidoreductase: MKKKLAIVTGSSSGFGLLTCLEFAKEGYDVLATMRDLEKSTELLEKASVLGVGGLIHIHQLDVTSDESIMNFKQYIQRFENIDVLVNNAGFAGAGFVEEITIEEYRKQFETNVFGVIQISQAVLPKMRLQQYGNIINVSSISGKIGFPGLSPYIASKHALEGWSESLRLEMKPFGVHVSLIEPGSFQTNIWSKGKKVAERSLQKTSPYFETMRKIENHLQKNEANYGNPEEVAKLIVRVAGFASPKLRYPVGKGVKAAIILKNSFPWIIWERIFLQKLK; this comes from the coding sequence TTGAAAAAGAAACTTGCCATCGTAACAGGATCTTCAAGTGGATTTGGTCTGTTAACGTGCCTGGAATTTGCAAAAGAGGGATATGACGTATTGGCAACAATGCGTGACTTGGAAAAATCAACGGAATTGCTGGAAAAGGCATCAGTACTTGGTGTAGGTGGTCTAATACACATTCATCAACTTGATGTTACAAGTGATGAATCCATTATGAACTTTAAACAATACATACAACGTTTTGAGAATATTGACGTACTAGTTAATAATGCTGGATTTGCAGGGGCAGGGTTTGTCGAAGAAATTACAATAGAGGAGTATCGCAAGCAGTTTGAGACCAATGTATTCGGTGTGATACAAATCTCGCAGGCTGTGCTGCCGAAAATGAGACTACAACAATATGGAAACATTATAAATGTGAGTAGTATTAGTGGGAAAATTGGTTTTCCAGGATTATCACCATATATAGCATCAAAACATGCTCTTGAAGGCTGGAGTGAGTCGTTACGTCTTGAGATGAAACCTTTTGGAGTCCATGTATCACTTATAGAGCCAGGTTCTTTTCAAACAAATATATGGTCAAAAGGTAAAAAGGTTGCGGAGCGGTCATTGCAAAAAACATCACCATATTTTGAAACAATGAGGAAAATTGAAAATCATTTACAGAAAAATGAAGCAAACTATGGAAATCCTGAAGAAGTAGCAAAATTAATTGTAAGGGTAGCAGGTTTTGCTTCACCGAAATTAAGATATCCAGTAGGTAAAGGGGTGAAGGCTGCCATCATTCTGAAAAATAGCTTTCCTTGGATAATATGGGAAAGAATATTTTTACAAAAACTAAAGTGA
- a CDS encoding HIT domain-containing protein, whose translation MFKDCIFCHLKLVPEQNVLFRNEHCMFIQLQSVQEKGSLVEGSGLIIPLQHRETVFDLTREEWDATYSLLHKVKAFIDEQYKPQGYNLGWNCGEVGGQHVFHAHFHVIPRFEDEPLSGKGIRHLFKSQENERKKSRE comes from the coding sequence ATGTTCAAAGATTGTATTTTTTGTCATTTAAAGTTGGTTCCTGAACAAAATGTACTTTTTAGGAACGAACATTGTATGTTTATTCAGCTTCAATCAGTTCAAGAGAAAGGGAGTTTAGTAGAAGGTTCTGGTTTAATTATTCCATTGCAGCATCGAGAAACAGTATTTGATTTAACACGTGAGGAGTGGGATGCGACTTATTCACTACTCCATAAAGTAAAAGCCTTTATCGATGAGCAATACAAACCTCAAGGCTATAACCTGGGCTGGAATTGCGGAGAAGTTGGTGGTCAGCATGTATTTCATGCCCATTTCCATGTCATTCCAAGATTTGAAGATGAGCCACTCTCTGGAAAAGGAATTCGTCATCTTTTTAAGAGTCAGGAAAATGAACGAAAAAAAAGTCGTGAATAG
- a CDS encoding RNA polymerase sigma factor, protein MVVYQNGDEEALGRIYTLLKPSLYSFIYRYTRDEQLSIDIVQDTFVNLQRYKHDYDPKQGKLKSYVFQIAYRLLITKINRRNKFRSLLPFLVPNEVHDISQLERMTIREAISRLPEIQRAVILLFYYHDMQQDEIASILEIPLGTVKSRLHKAIKKLKKELEEDEYESGLL, encoded by the coding sequence ATGGTCGTTTATCAAAATGGGGATGAAGAAGCACTCGGGAGAATTTATACACTATTAAAACCCTCATTGTATTCCTTTATTTATCGATACACAAGAGATGAGCAATTAAGTATTGATATTGTACAAGATACATTTGTGAACCTTCAGCGATATAAACATGACTATGACCCGAAACAAGGAAAACTGAAATCGTATGTGTTTCAAATCGCTTATAGGCTATTAATCACAAAAATAAATCGGCGAAACAAATTTCGGAGTCTTCTTCCATTCCTTGTGCCAAACGAGGTTCATGATATATCCCAGTTAGAACGAATGACAATTCGAGAGGCTATATCCAGACTTCCTGAAATCCAACGTGCGGTGATTCTACTATTCTATTATCATGATATGCAGCAGGATGAAATTGCATCAATTCTCGAAATCCCCTTAGGAACTGTAAAATCACGATTGCATAAAGCGATCAAAAAGTTAAAGAAAGAATTGGAGGAAGACGAATATGAATCGGGACTCCTTTAA
- a CDS encoding histidine phosphatase family protein: MGDPLNVVGIEQANTLKETLGHISFQHVFSSPQKRAVQTAELITRKKVIVDARLDVFDLGEADRLRKEEVKMDGPLPDSNLYKGIEDVSTYVHRIFSFMRELESKYSSKELNILIAGHRCTTGCIGAYFHGIPEDKNILKFSSNNGDFNVYDFSKST; the protein is encoded by the coding sequence TTGGGGGACCCGCTAAATGTTGTCGGAATTGAACAAGCGAATACGTTAAAAGAAACACTTGGTCATATTTCATTTCAACACGTCTTTTCTTCACCACAAAAGAGAGCTGTCCAAACGGCAGAATTGATTACAAGGAAAAAGGTAATAGTAGATGCTCGTCTCGATGTGTTCGATTTAGGTGAAGCCGACCGATTAAGAAAAGAAGAAGTGAAGATGGATGGTCCTCTTCCAGACTCTAATTTGTATAAAGGAATAGAGGATGTTTCAACCTATGTACATAGAATTTTTAGCTTTATGAGAGAACTCGAAAGCAAGTATAGTAGCAAAGAGCTTAACATACTAATAGCCGGTCACAGATGTACAACAGGATGCATCGGTGCATACTTCCATGGAATACCTGAAGACAAGAATATCTTAAAATTCTCTTCAAATAATGGTGATTTCAACGTGTATGATTTTTCGAAATCAACATAA
- a CDS encoding GNAT family N-acetyltransferase yields the protein MNKQQLLDIYTKEQRIEVEHPGWERLVTKHTIRNVSQFGEKGFVIYSNLTNENAHEIINQEIEYFSSISQGFEWKYYDYDQPANLKDLLIEKGFTIEDPEALLVLDIESKTDLLAMSISPEIVRITKDKDIDGIVSLEDAIWNESHAELGERLKRDLKDDPENLLIYAAIIDGKVVSAAWMYLHEGTSFGSLWGGSTLPEYRGRGIYTSLIAIRAQEALKRGYTLLTVDASPMSAPILQKRGFELLAYSYPCNSPE from the coding sequence TTGAACAAACAACAATTACTCGATATCTATACAAAAGAACAGCGTATAGAAGTTGAACATCCAGGATGGGAACGATTGGTGACAAAACATACGATACGAAATGTTTCACAATTTGGAGAAAAGGGATTTGTTATCTATTCTAATTTGACTAATGAGAATGCACATGAAATTATTAATCAGGAAATTGAATACTTTTCTAGTATTTCTCAAGGTTTTGAATGGAAGTATTATGACTATGACCAGCCTGCCAACTTAAAAGATCTCTTAATTGAAAAAGGTTTCACTATTGAAGACCCCGAAGCCTTACTAGTCTTAGATATTGAATCTAAAACAGACTTGTTAGCCATGAGCATCTCACCTGAAATTGTCAGAATCACTAAGGATAAGGACATTGATGGTATCGTTTCACTTGAGGACGCAATTTGGAATGAATCACACGCTGAACTTGGTGAAAGGCTGAAGCGAGATTTGAAAGACGATCCTGAAAATCTCTTAATTTATGCTGCAATCATTGACGGAAAAGTTGTAAGTGCTGCCTGGATGTATTTGCATGAAGGAACTTCGTTCGGCAGTCTTTGGGGTGGTTCCACTCTTCCGGAATATCGCGGGAGAGGGATCTATACATCTCTAATTGCTATTCGTGCTCAGGAAGCATTGAAAAGAGGCTACACATTATTAACAGTCGATGCAAGCCCGATGAGTGCCCCGATTCTTCAAAAACGCGGCTTTGAATTACTTGCTTATTCATACCCGTGTAACTCTCCTGAATAA
- a CDS encoding group-specific protein: MDTGWIVSLIVAGILMIFILAITIPMDRKHVVRENGKINYKKTKIYLRWNVFDTLTVGLAIYSILCVQFLNYLVAGGETVENPFVQFFTNQSQVWTLVSIIYLISRVSMTLKSIKERWGDEVE, encoded by the coding sequence ATGGACACAGGGTGGATTGTTTCTTTAATTGTTGCAGGTATATTGATGATCTTTATTTTGGCTATTACTATACCAATGGACCGGAAACATGTGGTCAGAGAAAATGGTAAAATTAACTATAAGAAAACAAAAATATATTTAAGATGGAATGTATTTGATACACTTACGGTGGGTTTAGCCATATATTCAATTTTGTGTGTGCAATTCCTTAACTATTTAGTGGCTGGCGGGGAGACAGTTGAAAATCCCTTTGTACAATTCTTTACAAATCAGTCACAGGTATGGACACTCGTTTCAATTATTTATTTAATTAGCAGGGTATCCATGACATTAAAATCAATTAAAGAACGCTGGGGCGATGAGGTTGAGTGA
- a CDS encoding aspartate/glutamate racemase family protein, whose amino-acid sequence MKTIGLIGGMSWESSTEYYRIVNQEVKRRLGGLHSAKVIVYSVDFAEIQGYQVRGEWNLAGEVLANAAYSLQAAGADLIVICTNTMHKVCDVIEDKVNIPLLHIADATAKQIKYSRLNKVGLLGTKYTMEQDFYTSRLQLNGIETVVPKLKERDRINQIIFEELCLGQIKDSSREYFIEVIRSLVDEGAEGIILGCTEIGLLVKHQHVDIPLFDTAEIHAIEAVNHAFETKQGM is encoded by the coding sequence ATGAAAACAATTGGTTTAATTGGTGGAATGAGCTGGGAATCCTCAACTGAATATTATCGTATTGTGAACCAAGAAGTGAAAAGAAGGCTCGGGGGACTGCACTCAGCGAAAGTTATAGTATATAGTGTTGATTTTGCAGAAATACAAGGATATCAGGTAAGAGGAGAATGGAATCTTGCGGGTGAAGTATTAGCAAATGCTGCTTACTCTCTGCAAGCGGCAGGGGCTGATCTTATCGTTATTTGTACAAATACGATGCATAAGGTATGTGATGTAATTGAAGATAAAGTTAACATTCCATTACTGCATATTGCCGACGCTACGGCAAAACAGATTAAGTATTCACGTTTGAACAAAGTGGGGTTACTTGGTACAAAATATACAATGGAACAGGATTTTTATACATCTCGATTACAATTGAATGGTATTGAAACGGTAGTTCCTAAATTAAAGGAACGAGATCGTATAAACCAAATAATTTTTGAAGAGTTATGTTTAGGACAAATAAAAGATTCATCTAGAGAGTATTTTATTGAAGTCATCCGTTCCCTTGTTGATGAGGGTGCAGAAGGTATCATTTTAGGATGTACAGAGATCGGACTATTAGTTAAGCATCAACATGTTGATATCCCATTATTTGATACAGCTGAAATTCATGCGATTGAGGCTGTAAATCATGCATTTGAAACAAAACAAGGAATGTAG